Proteins from a genomic interval of Actinomycetota bacterium:
- a CDS encoding helix-turn-helix transcriptional regulator, with translation MPRSKTPRRSPRDDLEDYVTERTERNPDFPRLIQAAAERKRLLRELASARRAARLTQSDVAARMKTSTSAVARLERGEMNPTVATLQRFATAVGKKIDWRLVRGA, from the coding sequence ATGCCGAGATCGAAGACGCCGCGACGGTCCCCTCGAGATGACCTGGAGGACTACGTCACTGAGCGTACGGAGCGGAATCCAGACTTCCCGCGCCTCATTCAGGCGGCCGCAGAGCGAAAACGACTCCTCCGGGAACTTGCATCTGCCCGTCGTGCTGCGCGCTTAACCCAATCGGATGTCGCGGCTCGGATGAAGACGTCCACCTCAGCCGTCGCCCGACTCGAACGGGGAGAGATGAACCCCACCGTGGCGACCCTCCAGCGGTTCGCGACCGCGGTCGGCAAGAAGATCGACTGGCGACTCGTCCGTGGTGCCTGA
- a CDS encoding type II toxin-antitoxin system prevent-host-death family antitoxin: MKTVKIAELKNHLSEHLRAVEAGAELVVTDRDRPIARIVPHRGTEKRVRVTRPTRSFTTVRGKRYTPAKWRINSTQLLLEERQQR; encoded by the coding sequence ATGAAGACGGTCAAGATCGCCGAACTCAAGAACCACCTCTCGGAACACCTGCGAGCGGTCGAGGCAGGAGCCGAACTCGTCGTGACCGATCGCGATCGACCGATCGCGCGCATCGTCCCACACAGGGGGACCGAAAAGCGCGTTCGAGTGACTCGACCGACGCGGTCGTTCACTACCGTTCGCGGCAAGCGATATACCCCCGCCAAATGGCGCATCAACTCCACCCAGCTCTTGCTCGAGGAGCGGCAACAACGGTGA
- a CDS encoding sigma-70 family RNA polymerase sigma factor: protein MDPIPAFDEILAGARAGEAQAFERLWRAFHPALGRYFRVAAPDAAEDLASETWLQSARDIRRFRGDEHAFRRWLFTIARHRLLDHQRKQRRDKTDPVPHDSLPESADTADLVEERLSTAQALALIRTLPPAQAEAVALRVVAGLPVADVARLLGKRPGAVRVLTSRGLRALADHLERLRLRDPNHEDAST, encoded by the coding sequence ATGGACCCGATCCCCGCATTCGACGAGATCCTCGCCGGCGCCCGCGCGGGTGAGGCCCAGGCGTTCGAGCGGCTCTGGCGCGCGTTCCACCCCGCTCTCGGCCGTTACTTCCGCGTGGCCGCTCCGGACGCTGCGGAGGACCTCGCGTCCGAGACCTGGTTGCAGTCCGCTCGGGACATACGGCGCTTTCGCGGCGATGAGCACGCATTCCGGCGGTGGCTGTTCACGATCGCGCGGCACCGCCTCCTCGACCACCAACGGAAGCAACGGCGCGACAAGACCGATCCCGTCCCACACGATTCCTTGCCCGAGAGCGCGGACACGGCTGATCTCGTCGAGGAGCGCCTCTCAACCGCTCAGGCACTTGCCTTGATCCGAACGCTCCCTCCGGCCCAGGCAGAAGCCGTCGCGTTGCGAGTCGTCGCCGGCCTGCCCGTCGCGGACGTCGCGCGGCTGTTGGGGAAGCGCCCGGGGGCCGTTCGTGTGCTGACGAGCCGCGGGCTCCGAGCTTTGGCCGATCACCTGGAGCGCCTTCGCCTGCGCGATCCCAACCACGAAGACGCCTCGACGTAA
- a CDS encoding DUF6158 family protein, which produces MTKRKLGVSARNLTDEALHRELRQLWRTREETVFRGSAHAMATHTSRMLELEYELIARFPRETEPAPTRTRSGSRARSGQPPGRRGARKP; this is translated from the coding sequence GAAAGCTGGGCGTTTCCGCTCGCAACCTCACGGATGAGGCGCTCCACCGCGAGCTGCGACAGTTGTGGCGCACGCGCGAGGAGACGGTCTTCCGCGGCAGCGCTCATGCGATGGCCACGCACACCAGCCGCATGCTCGAGCTCGAGTACGAACTGATCGCCCGGTTCCCACGAGAGACGGAGCCCGCCCCGACGCGAACGCGCAGTGGCTCGCGGGCCCGCAGCGGCCAGCCCCCCGGCCGACGGGGCGCTCGAAAGCCCTAG
- a CDS encoding FAD-binding oxidoreductase: protein MGKPTIEQLREQVRAPIITAEDPGYVEARAVHNGMFDKHPKVVVRAEQVADVIGAVNFARDAGLDLAVRGGGHSAPGFGTNDNGVVIDLSLMRGVHVDPTARTARAGGGATWGDFNYATHAYGLATPGGIVSTTGVGGLTLGGGIGHLTRGYGLTIDNLLSADVVTADGKVKTASKDENADLFWALRGGGGNFGVVSSFEFKLHPVKDVYVGLFFYELESTGDLFRFYREWIKNAPREYGAFPAFQIAPPLPFIPENRHGDTLCAAIVHWAGPIEEGEAAMKPFRDLAPIVAEMAAPMPYPWLNGAFDALFPKGIRSYWKGNFVTELSDEAIEQHVIHGAKVPEVSATMHLYPINGAAHDVADDETAFAYRDANFATVIVAAWQDPKVDKERIQWVRDYYKGTSPHSESGGYVNFMSDDDQGRIKDNYKGNYDRLVKVKKEYDPGNLFHINQNIKP from the coding sequence ATGGGCAAACCGACGATCGAGCAACTGCGTGAGCAGGTGCGGGCACCGATCATCACGGCCGAGGACCCCGGCTACGTCGAGGCTCGCGCCGTCCACAACGGCATGTTCGACAAGCATCCGAAGGTGGTCGTCCGCGCGGAGCAGGTCGCCGATGTGATCGGCGCCGTGAACTTCGCGCGTGACGCCGGACTGGACCTGGCGGTCCGAGGCGGCGGTCACAGCGCCCCAGGATTCGGTACGAACGACAACGGCGTCGTGATCGACCTTTCACTCATGAGAGGCGTTCACGTCGATCCCACGGCACGCACTGCGCGCGCCGGCGGTGGCGCCACGTGGGGTGACTTCAACTACGCGACGCACGCGTACGGACTCGCCACCCCCGGCGGCATCGTTTCCACGACCGGCGTCGGCGGGCTCACGCTCGGCGGGGGCATCGGGCATCTGACGCGCGGGTACGGCCTGACGATCGACAACCTGCTATCTGCTGATGTGGTCACCGCCGACGGAAAAGTCAAGACCGCGAGCAAGGACGAGAATGCCGATCTCTTCTGGGCGCTCCGCGGCGGCGGCGGCAACTTCGGCGTCGTCAGCTCGTTCGAGTTCAAGTTGCACCCCGTGAAGGACGTCTACGTCGGCCTCTTCTTCTACGAGCTCGAATCGACCGGCGATCTGTTCCGTTTCTATCGCGAGTGGATCAAGAACGCTCCGCGGGAGTACGGGGCGTTCCCCGCGTTCCAGATCGCGCCGCCCCTGCCGTTCATCCCAGAGAACCGTCATGGGGACACGCTCTGTGCGGCGATCGTGCACTGGGCGGGGCCGATCGAGGAAGGCGAGGCGGCGATGAAGCCGTTCCGCGACCTCGCGCCTATCGTCGCGGAGATGGCTGCCCCGATGCCATACCCGTGGCTCAACGGCGCCTTCGACGCGCTCTTCCCGAAAGGGATCCGCAGCTACTGGAAAGGGAACTTCGTCACCGAGTTGAGCGACGAAGCGATCGAGCAGCACGTCATCCACGGCGCGAAGGTGCCGGAGGTGAGCGCGACGATGCATCTGTACCCGATCAACGGCGCGGCCCACGACGTCGCCGACGACGAGACCGCCTTCGCCTACCGCGACGCGAACTTCGCGACTGTGATCGTCGCGGCGTGGCAGGACCCCAAGGTCGACAAAGAGCGGATCCAGTGGGTTCGGGACTACTACAAAGGGACCTCGCCGCACTCGGAGTCGGGCGGATACGTCAACTTCATGTCCGACGACGACCAGGGCAGGATCAAGGACAACTACAAGGGGAACTACGACCGGCTGGTCAAAGTGAAGAAGGAATACGACCCCGGCAATCTCTTCCACATCAACCAGAACATCAAGCCGTAG